A window of Paremcibacter congregatus contains these coding sequences:
- a CDS encoding 50S ribosomal protein L23, with product MTDIKHYDTILGPVITEKSTMVSEYNQVIFQVALTATKPQIKAAVEGLFDVKVEAVNTIRVKGKTKRFKGIKGRRNDYKKAMVQLAEGQSIDVTTGV from the coding sequence ATGACGGATATCAAACATTACGATACCATCCTTGGCCCTGTGATCACGGAAAAATCCACGATGGTATCTGAATATAATCAGGTTATCTTCCAGGTTGCCCTGACAGCGACAAAGCCTCAAATCAAGGCTGCTGTTGAAGGTCTGTTCGACGTGAAAGTCGAAGCGGTCAATACGATCCGTGTCAAAGGTAAGACAAAGCGTTTCAAAGGCATCAAAGGCCGCAGAAACGATTACAAAAAAGCAATGGTTCAGCTGGCCGAAGGCCAATCCATTGACGTGACAACGGGAGTATAG
- the rplP gene encoding 50S ribosomal protein L16, protein MLQPKKTKFRKAHKGRIKGTAKGGTALTFGSCGLKALEPERITARQIEAARRAMTRHIKRQGKVWIRIFPDVPVSKKPAEVRMGKGKGSVEFWACKVKPGRIMFEMDGVPLELAREAFERAAAKLPIATRFVTRLGE, encoded by the coding sequence ATGCTTCAACCGAAAAAGACGAAATTCCGCAAAGCGCATAAAGGCCGTATCAAAGGTACTGCAAAAGGGGGCACTGCGCTCACTTTTGGGTCCTGTGGTCTGAAGGCGCTTGAGCCGGAAAGAATAACAGCCCGACAGATCGAAGCTGCCCGTCGTGCCATGACACGTCACATCAAGCGTCAAGGTAAAGTGTGGATTCGCATCTTCCCGGATGTGCCTGTTTCCAAAAAACCTGCCGAAGTCCGTATGGGTAAAGGTAAGGGTTCTGTGGAATTCTGGGCATGTAAAGTAAAGCCTGGTCGTATTATGTTTGAAATGGATGGCGTGCCGCTTGAACTGGCCCGTGAAGCCTTCGAACGTGCTGCCGCCAAGCTGCCAATCGCAACGCGTTTCGTTACGCGTCTTGGCGAATAG
- the rpsN gene encoding 30S ribosomal protein S14 yields the protein MAKVSAVEKNMKRERLVAKFAEKRAALKKAAVDPELSAEEQFMARLKLAKMPRNSAATRLRNRCQVTGRPRGYHRKFKMSRISLRDLASSGYLPGVTKSSW from the coding sequence ATGGCTAAAGTAAGTGCTGTTGAAAAGAATATGAAGCGTGAGCGTTTGGTGGCAAAGTTTGCTGAGAAACGTGCGGCTTTGAAAAAAGCGGCTGTCGACCCGGAATTGTCTGCTGAAGAGCAGTTCATGGCGCGTCTGAAGCTGGCAAAGATGCCCCGCAATAGTGCGGCAACTCGTCTGCGCAACCGCTGTCAGGTAACTGGTCGCCCCCGTGGCTATCATCGTAAATTTAAAATGTCCCGTATTTCACTCCGTGATCTGGCCTCTTCTGGCTATCTTCCCGGTGTAACGAAATCGAGCTGGTAA
- the rpsE gene encoding 30S ribosomal protein S5: protein MARSERDNRQPESDLIEKLVHINRVAKVVKGGRRFGFAALVVVGDGKGQVGFGKGKAREVPEAIRKATEDAKKSMVRIPLREGRTLHHDIDGRHGAGKVVIRSAPVGTGIIAGGPMRAVFEALGVQDVVTKSLGSSNPYNMVRGTIDALKKQCSPRMIASKRSKKVSDIVSRRGGQDTVAQEVTE from the coding sequence ATGGCACGGTCTGAAAGAGATAACCGTCAGCCGGAAAGTGACCTGATTGAGAAATTGGTTCACATCAACCGCGTGGCCAAAGTGGTCAAGGGCGGTCGCCGGTTCGGTTTCGCTGCGCTTGTCGTCGTTGGTGATGGTAAGGGTCAGGTAGGCTTCGGTAAGGGTAAGGCCCGCGAAGTTCCTGAAGCGATCCGCAAGGCAACAGAAGACGCGAAAAAATCAATGGTACGCATCCCCCTGCGGGAAGGCCGGACATTGCATCATGACATCGACGGACGCCACGGCGCCGGCAAGGTTGTGATCCGCTCTGCGCCTGTGGGTACCGGTATTATCGCCGGTGGTCCGATGCGCGCAGTGTTCGAAGCACTTGGCGTACAGGATGTTGTGACGAAATCATTGGGGTCTTCTAACCCTTACAACATGGTTCGCGGCACAATTGACGCTTTGAAAAAACAGTGTTCGCCGCGGATGATTGCGTCGAAACGGAGCAAGAAAGTAAGTGACATTGTCAGCCGTCGCGGCGGACAGGACACGGTTGCTCAGGAAGTGACGGAGTAG
- the rplB gene encoding 50S ribosomal protein L2: MALKTYNPTSPGQRSLVQVDRSDLWKGKPVKSLTEGLTKSGGRNNNGRITARRRGGGHKRTYRMIDFKRQKWDVEATVMHLEYDPNRTSFIALIEYTDGEQAYILAPQRLNIGDKVIASEKADVKPGNAMPLYSVPVGSIVHNVEMKPKKGGQIARSAGSYVQVTGRDRSQVLIRLSSGEQRYVPSSCMATIGAVSNPDHKNIKLAKAGRSRWLGRRPSVRGVAMNPVDHPHGGGEGRTSGGRHPVTPWGKPTKGKRTRSNKSTDRFIVRSRHERKK; encoded by the coding sequence ATGGCGTTAAAAACATATAACCCTACCTCTCCTGGTCAGCGTAGTCTGGTACAGGTAGACCGTTCCGATCTGTGGAAAGGCAAGCCCGTCAAGTCATTGACCGAAGGTTTGACCAAATCCGGTGGTCGTAACAATAATGGTCGCATCACAGCCCGTCGTCGTGGGGGTGGTCATAAGCGGACGTACCGCATGATCGACTTCAAACGGCAGAAATGGGATGTTGAAGCAACTGTCATGCATCTGGAATATGATCCGAACCGGACATCTTTCATTGCATTGATCGAATATACAGACGGTGAGCAGGCCTATATCCTGGCGCCACAACGCTTGAATATTGGTGATAAGGTTATCGCCAGCGAGAAAGCTGATGTGAAGCCTGGTAATGCCATGCCATTGTATAGTGTTCCGGTGGGTTCCATCGTGCATAACGTCGAAATGAAGCCTAAAAAAGGTGGTCAGATCGCACGCTCCGCAGGGAGTTATGTACAGGTAACCGGTCGTGACCGCTCTCAGGTACTTATTCGTTTATCCTCTGGTGAACAGCGTTATGTTCCGTCCTCTTGTATGGCCACCATCGGTGCCGTATCAAACCCGGACCACAAGAACATCAAACTGGCGAAAGCCGGGCGCAGTCGCTGGCTTGGCAGACGTCCGAGCGTTCGTGGTGTTGCCATGAACCCTGTTGACCATCCACATGGTGGTGGTGAAGGTCGGACATCCGGTGGTCGTCATCCTGTGACACCATGGGGCAAGCCGACCAAAGGTAAGCGGACACGTAGTAACAAGTCGACGGATCGTTTCATTGTACGATCACGTCACGAACGTAAGAAGTAG
- the rplE gene encoding 50S ribosomal protein L5, which translates to MTAYTPRLREVYESKVRADLQKEFNFANVMEIPRLEKIVINMGVGEAVGDSKKIKKAVEEMTKISGQKPVTTRAKKSIASFKLREEMPIGCKVTLRGNQMYEFLDRLIQIALPRVRDFRGVKPTSFDGRGNYALGLKEQLVFPEISYDDVDDTRGMDIIICTSAKTDAEAKSLLDGFQMPFQK; encoded by the coding sequence ATGACTGCTTATACTCCTCGTTTGCGCGAAGTTTACGAAAGTAAAGTCCGCGCCGATTTGCAAAAAGAATTCAATTTTGCCAATGTGATGGAAATTCCTCGCCTTGAGAAAATTGTAATCAACATGGGTGTTGGTGAAGCCGTCGGCGACAGCAAAAAGATTAAAAAAGCTGTTGAGGAAATGACTAAGATTTCCGGTCAGAAGCCTGTCACCACCCGCGCGAAAAAATCTATTGCGTCGTTCAAACTTCGTGAAGAAATGCCTATTGGCTGTAAGGTTACCCTCCGGGGAAATCAGATGTATGAGTTTCTGGATCGTCTGATCCAGATCGCATTGCCACGTGTTCGCGACTTCCGCGGTGTCAAGCCAACCAGTTTTGATGGTCGGGGCAACTATGCTCTCGGTCTGAAAGAACAGCTGGTGTTTCCTGAGATCTCCTACGATGACGTAGACGATACCCGGGGAATGGACATCATCATTTGTACATCTGCAAAAACCGATGCAGAAGCCAAGTCGCTTCTCGATGGTTTCCAGATGCCTTTCCAAAAATAG
- the rpmD gene encoding 50S ribosomal protein L30 — protein MAGKKTVKVTQIGSPIRRPQDQRATLIGLGLNKMNRTRELEDTPAVRGMIRKVRHMVKVEEV, from the coding sequence ATGGCAGGTAAGAAAACAGTTAAGGTAACGCAGATCGGTAGCCCGATCCGCCGTCCGCAGGATCAACGGGCAACGCTCATCGGTCTTGGTCTGAACAAAATGAACCGCACCCGGGAGCTGGAAGATACGCCAGCTGTTCGTGGCATGATCCGCAAGGTTCGCCACATGGTAAAGGTTGAAGAAGTTTAA
- the rpsJ gene encoding 30S ribosomal protein S10 — protein MESQNIRIRLKAFDHRILDQAAGEIANTAKRTGASVRGPIPMPTRIEKFTVLRSPHVNKKSREQFEMRTFKRLLDIVEPTPQTVDALMKLDLAAGVDVEIKLQG, from the coding sequence TTGGAATCACAAAATATTCGCATCCGCCTGAAAGCATTTGATCATCGTATTCTTGATCAGGCTGCTGGCGAGATTGCCAATACGGCGAAAAGAACAGGCGCTAGCGTACGCGGCCCCATTCCGATGCCAACGCGGATTGAAAAATTCACGGTATTGCGGTCACCGCACGTGAACAAAAAATCACGCGAGCAGTTCGAAATGCGCACATTCAAGCGTCTTCTGGACATCGTAGAGCCGACACCACAAACCGTTGACGCGCTGATGAAGCTCGATCTGGCGGCCGGTGTTGATGTTGAAATCAAATTGCAGGGTTAA
- the rplD gene encoding 50S ribosomal protein L4 has protein sequence MKAEVLTLDAKKAGDVELDEGIYALPERADILQRVVVWQLAKRRAGTHKVLTRGEVAGTTKRIGKQKGGGTARHGAGKVSQFRSGGRAFGPVVRSHATNLPKKIRTLGLKTALSSKLANGNLIVLENMDLKEAKTKELKAKLSKLGLVNALFIDGAEVNRNFLLAASNIPYVDVLPTQGANVYDILRADKLVLSKAALESLTERLK, from the coding sequence ATGAAAGCCGAAGTATTAACACTTGATGCCAAGAAGGCCGGCGACGTAGAGCTGGACGAAGGTATCTATGCATTGCCAGAGCGGGCTGATATCCTTCAGCGTGTCGTGGTTTGGCAGTTGGCAAAACGCCGTGCGGGAACTCACAAGGTTCTGACACGGGGTGAAGTTGCCGGTACGACAAAACGTATCGGGAAGCAAAAAGGCGGCGGTACCGCCCGTCACGGTGCTGGTAAAGTCAGTCAGTTCCGTAGTGGTGGTCGCGCTTTCGGACCAGTTGTCCGCTCACATGCCACTAACCTGCCAAAGAAAATCAGAACTTTGGGCCTGAAAACTGCTTTGTCTTCAAAGCTGGCCAATGGCAACCTGATCGTCCTGGAAAACATGGACCTGAAAGAAGCCAAAACCAAAGAGCTGAAAGCGAAATTGAGCAAGCTTGGCTTGGTAAACGCACTGTTCATTGACGGTGCAGAAGTAAATAGAAACTTTCTTCTTGCTGCAAGCAACATTCCGTATGTTGATGTTCTGCCAACGCAAGGCGCCAATGTTTATGACATCCTGCGCGCTGACAAGCTGGTCTTGAGCAAAGCGGCTCTTGAAAGTCTGACGGAGAGGCTAAAATGA
- the rpsC gene encoding 30S ribosomal protein S3, whose product MGQKVNPIGLRLGINRTWDSRWYASGDDYSTLLHEDLAIRAYLMEKLKAAAISRVVIERPAKKARVTIYSARPGVIIGKKGADIEILRKSIAAMTKALDVSLNIVEVRKPEIDAQLVGDSVCQQLERRVAFRRAMKRVMQSAMRLGALGIRINTAGRLGGAEIARTEWYREGRVPLHTLRSDIDYAESKAKTPYGIIGVKVWIFKGEIMEHDPMARDNRINEMQKSSGGNAGGRDRRPRSPRNAR is encoded by the coding sequence ATGGGTCAAAAAGTTAATCCAATCGGTCTTCGCCTTGGGATCAACCGCACCTGGGACAGCCGCTGGTACGCCAGTGGAGATGACTATTCAACGCTGCTTCATGAAGACCTGGCCATTCGCGCCTATCTGATGGAGAAGCTGAAAGCTGCGGCGATCAGCCGTGTGGTGATTGAACGTCCGGCTAAAAAAGCCCGGGTGACAATCTACTCCGCTCGTCCTGGCGTGATCATCGGCAAGAAAGGCGCGGACATTGAAATTCTGCGCAAATCTATTGCCGCGATGACCAAGGCCCTTGATGTGAGCCTGAATATCGTTGAAGTCCGCAAGCCGGAAATCGATGCCCAGTTGGTTGGCGACAGTGTCTGTCAGCAGCTGGAACGTCGGGTTGCTTTCCGTCGCGCCATGAAACGGGTTATGCAGAGCGCAATGCGTCTCGGCGCCCTTGGTATCCGGATCAACACGGCCGGCCGTCTGGGGGGTGCTGAAATCGCCCGTACGGAATGGTATCGTGAAGGCCGCGTGCCGCTTCATACGCTGCGGTCCGACATTGACTATGCTGAAAGCAAAGCCAAGACACCTTACGGTATCATCGGCGTCAAAGTCTGGATCTTTAAAGGCGAGATCATGGAACACGATCCAATGGCTCGTGACAACCGCATCAATGAAATGCAGAAGAGTTCTGGTGGTAACGCAGGTGGCAGAGACCGGCGTCCAAGATCTCCTCGGAACGCGAGGTAA
- the rpsH gene encoding 30S ribosomal protein S8 — protein sequence MSMSDPLADMITRIRNGQRVNKSSVSSPASNMRQRVLDVLEREGFIRGYNRADDQTGKPQINIELKYHEGQPVIREIKRVSKPGLRVYSSVADLPRVRNGLGISIVSTPKGVLSDSEARDQNVGGEIICTVF from the coding sequence ATGTCAATGAGTGATCCTCTAGCAGATATGATTACACGCATCCGCAACGGACAACGTGTTAATAAAAGTTCTGTTAGTTCGCCTGCGTCCAACATGCGTCAGCGAGTGCTTGATGTACTGGAACGTGAAGGCTTCATACGTGGTTATAACCGTGCTGACGATCAGACCGGAAAGCCGCAGATTAATATTGAGCTGAAATATCATGAAGGCCAACCGGTTATTCGCGAAATCAAACGCGTTTCCAAACCGGGTCTTCGGGTTTATTCTTCTGTGGCGGATCTGCCACGGGTGCGGAATGGCCTGGGTATTTCAATTGTATCAACCCCAAAAGGTGTACTCTCCGATTCTGAAGCGCGTGATCAGAATGTTGGTGGCGAGATCATCTGCACAGTATTCTAA
- the rpsQ gene encoding 30S ribosomal protein S17 encodes MPKRILQGEVVSDKNDKTVVVLVERRFKHPLIHKVVRRTKKYHAHDENNACKVGDIIRIEECRPISKNKTWKIVENA; translated from the coding sequence ATGCCTAAACGTATTTTGCAAGGTGAAGTTGTCAGTGACAAGAATGACAAAACTGTTGTCGTTTTGGTCGAACGTCGCTTTAAGCACCCATTGATTCATAAAGTTGTGCGCCGGACTAAAAAGTACCACGCACATGATGAAAACAATGCTTGTAAAGTGGGCGATATCATTCGAATTGAAGAATGTCGTCCGATTTCCAAAAATAAGACTTGGAAAATTGTTGAAAACGCTTAA
- the rplV gene encoding 50S ribosomal protein L22, with product MGKKTAPRRVADNEAIATCKMVRVSPQKLNLVAGLIRGKKVERALADLTFSKRRIAGDVKKVLESAIANAENNHGLDVDSLVVAEASVGKSLVMKRFRPRARGRTGKILKPFSRIRIMVREVEEQA from the coding sequence GTGGGTAAGAAAACAGCACCACGTCGCGTCGCAGACAACGAAGCAATTGCAACATGCAAAATGGTTCGCGTTAGCCCCCAGAAACTTAATCTGGTCGCTGGTCTCATTCGTGGCAAGAAAGTTGAAAGAGCACTTGCGGATCTCACTTTCTCTAAACGCCGTATTGCCGGTGATGTGAAAAAAGTTCTTGAAAGCGCAATCGCGAATGCAGAAAACAACCACGGTCTCGATGTAGACAGCCTGGTTGTTGCAGAAGCCAGCGTTGGCAAGTCTTTGGTCATGAAACGTTTCCGCCCTCGGGCACGGGGACGTACGGGCAAAATTTTAAAACCATTCAGTCGCATCCGGATCATGGTCCGCGAGGTTGAGGAGCAAGCATAA
- the rplR gene encoding 50S ribosomal protein L18 — translation MLNGKKLFNRRRQRVRTNLRKVAAGRPRLSVHRTNQHIYAQVIDDANGVTVAAASTLDVDLKKALKVGSNSEAAAEVGKLIAGRAKSAGVDTVVFDRGGFLFHGRIKALADAAREAGLNF, via the coding sequence ATGCTTAATGGTAAAAAATTATTCAACCGTCGCCGCCAACGGGTGCGGACTAATCTCCGCAAGGTGGCAGCAGGACGGCCTCGCCTTTCTGTGCATCGTACAAACCAGCATATCTATGCCCAGGTTATTGATGATGCGAATGGTGTGACTGTTGCAGCAGCATCCACATTGGATGTTGATTTGAAGAAAGCTTTGAAAGTTGGAAGCAACTCCGAAGCTGCAGCAGAAGTCGGAAAATTGATTGCAGGCCGCGCGAAAAGTGCTGGCGTTGATACAGTTGTTTTTGATCGGGGTGGTTTTCTTTTCCACGGCCGGATCAAGGCTCTGGCCGACGCCGCTCGCGAAGCTGGTCTGAATTTCTAA
- the rplF gene encoding 50S ribosomal protein L6, which translates to MSRIGKKAVAVPQGVEAKLDGKDLLVKGPKGELSMTFVNDVDVKMEDGNISVMPIGDTKRARSMWGMQRTLVSNLVDGVTEGFSKTLQLVGVGYRAAVQGKTVTLQLGFSHDVVYPIPEGIDVKCPDQTTVVISGINKQLVGQVAAEIREWRKPEPYKGKGVRYSDEFVFRKEGKKK; encoded by the coding sequence ATGTCTAGAATTGGTAAAAAAGCAGTTGCTGTGCCGCAAGGTGTTGAAGCAAAACTTGACGGCAAAGATTTGCTCGTCAAGGGTCCCAAAGGTGAATTGTCCATGACATTCGTCAACGATGTTGACGTGAAGATGGAAGATGGCAATATCTCTGTAATGCCGATTGGTGATACGAAGCGGGCACGGTCCATGTGGGGCATGCAGCGCACGCTGGTCAGCAACCTGGTTGATGGTGTGACGGAAGGTTTTTCCAAAACACTGCAGCTGGTTGGTGTCGGGTATCGTGCAGCGGTACAGGGTAAAACTGTTACGCTTCAGCTTGGCTTCAGTCATGATGTTGTATATCCCATCCCAGAAGGCATTGATGTGAAATGTCCGGATCAGACGACTGTCGTCATCTCCGGCATCAACAAACAGCTTGTGGGTCAGGTTGCAGCAGAAATTCGTGAATGGCGTAAACCAGAGCCTTATAAAGGCAAGGGTGTGCGGTATTCTGATGAATTTGTCTTCCGCAAAGAAGGCAAGAAGAAATAA
- the rplX gene encoding 50S ribosomal protein L24, producing MATAKFKIKKGDEVIVLTGKDKGKKGEIIRMIPSESRAVVKGINLVKRHTRQTQTEEGGIKTKEAPIHVSNLALIDPKSDKATKAGYKIEKDGTKVRISRASGEVI from the coding sequence ATGGCTACCGCAAAGTTTAAAATTAAAAAGGGCGATGAAGTTATCGTTCTTACCGGTAAGGACAAAGGCAAGAAAGGTGAAATCATTCGCATGATTCCATCCGAATCTCGTGCCGTTGTTAAGGGTATCAATTTGGTTAAGCGCCATACACGTCAGACTCAAACAGAAGAAGGCGGTATCAAGACGAAGGAAGCTCCGATTCATGTGTCAAACCTGGCGCTGATCGATCCCAAGTCCGATAAGGCAACCAAAGCTGGATATAAAATTGAAAAAGATGGGACCAAGGTCCGCATCTCTAGAGCATCAGGGGAAGTAATCTAA
- the tuf gene encoding elongation factor Tu: protein MAKEKFERNKPHCNIGTIGHVDHGKTTLTAAITKVLAETGGATFTEFANIDKAPEERERGITISTSHVEYETEARHYAHVDCPGHADYVKNMITGAAQMDGAILVVNAADGPMPQTREHILLARQVGVPALVVYLNKVDQVDDEELLELVEMEIRELLSEYEFPGDDIPIVAGSALAALEGRDDNIGKESIIKLMAAVDEYIPQPDRAVDGAFLMPIEDVFSISGRGTVVTGRIERGIIKVGEEVEIVGIKDTTKTTVTGVEMFRKLLDSGEAGDNIGALIRGVAREEVERGQVLAHVGTITPHTKFKGEAYILTKEEGGRHTPFFTNYRPQFYFRTTDVTGVVTLDEGVEMVMPGDNVTVNVELICPIAMDEGLRFAIREGGRTVGAGVVASIIE from the coding sequence ATGGCTAAAGAGAAGTTTGAACGTAATAAGCCGCATTGTAACATTGGTACAATCGGCCACGTTGACCATGGTAAAACAACCCTGACAGCGGCGATCACGAAAGTGCTGGCTGAAACTGGCGGCGCGACCTTTACTGAATTTGCAAATATCGACAAAGCTCCAGAAGAGCGTGAGCGCGGTATCACCATTTCGACGTCACACGTTGAGTATGAGACGGAAGCCCGTCACTATGCGCACGTTGACTGCCCAGGCCATGCTGACTATGTGAAAAACATGATCACCGGTGCGGCGCAGATGGACGGCGCGATCCTGGTGGTGAATGCGGCTGACGGCCCGATGCCACAGACCCGCGAGCACATCCTGCTGGCCCGTCAGGTTGGCGTGCCTGCTCTGGTTGTTTACCTGAACAAAGTTGACCAGGTTGATGATGAAGAGCTTCTGGAGCTGGTTGAGATGGAAATCCGCGAACTGTTGAGCGAATATGAATTCCCGGGAGACGATATTCCAATCGTTGCCGGTTCTGCTCTGGCAGCGCTTGAAGGCCGTGACGACAATATCGGTAAAGAATCCATCATCAAACTGATGGCTGCTGTTGATGAATATATTCCACAGCCTGACCGTGCGGTTGACGGCGCGTTCCTGATGCCGATTGAAGATGTATTCTCCATTTCCGGTCGTGGTACTGTTGTAACAGGCCGTATCGAACGCGGCATCATCAAGGTTGGTGAAGAAGTTGAAATCGTGGGCATCAAAGATACCACGAAGACAACGGTTACCGGCGTTGAAATGTTCCGTAAACTTCTGGACAGCGGTGAAGCCGGCGACAACATTGGCGCCCTGATCCGTGGTGTTGCCCGTGAAGAAGTTGAACGTGGCCAGGTTCTGGCGCATGTCGGCACGATCACACCGCACACCAAGTTTAAAGGTGAAGCCTACATCCTGACGAAGGAAGAAGGCGGACGTCATACACCGTTCTTCACCAACTATCGTCCCCAGTTCTACTTCCGGACCACAGACGTGACCGGTGTTGTAACCCTGGACGAGGGTGTTGAGATGGTTATGCCTGGTGACAACGTCACTGTGAACGTCGAGCTGATTTGCCCGATCGCCATGGACGAAGGTCTGCGCTTTGCGATCCGCGAAGGCGGCCGTACTGTCGGCGCCGGCGTTGTTGCAAGCATCATTGAATAA
- the rpmC gene encoding 50S ribosomal protein L29, giving the protein MKTSELRGKSVDELNGLLLDLKKEQFNLRFQRATAQLENTARVRVVRRDIARVRTLLNQSEKVGSNA; this is encoded by the coding sequence ATGAAAACATCAGAACTTCGTGGTAAGTCAGTAGACGAATTGAATGGCCTGCTGCTCGATTTGAAAAAAGAGCAGTTCAACCTGCGTTTTCAAAGAGCAACAGCTCAGTTGGAAAATACTGCACGTGTGCGTGTTGTACGTCGGGATATTGCCCGCGTACGCACGCTGCTTAACCAATCAGAGAAGGTAGGATCCAATGCCTAA
- the rpsS gene encoding 30S ribosomal protein S19, which translates to MARSVWKGPFVDLHLLKKSEAMTDSGKNSPIKTWSRRSTILPQFVGQTFNVHNGHKFIPVYVTEDMVGHKLGEFAPTRTYYGHGADKKARKR; encoded by the coding sequence ATGGCACGTTCAGTTTGGAAGGGTCCGTTCGTCGATCTTCATTTGCTTAAGAAATCTGAAGCAATGACAGACTCAGGCAAAAATTCACCGATCAAGACATGGTCTCGTCGGTCAACAATTTTGCCGCAGTTCGTAGGACAGACTTTTAATGTACATAACGGTCACAAATTTATCCCTGTGTATGTCACAGAAGATATGGTTGGCCATAAGCTTGGTGAATTCGCACCGACCCGGACCTATTATGGTCACGGTGCAGACAAAAAAGCTAGGAAGAGGTAG
- the rplN gene encoding 50S ribosomal protein L14: MIQMQTNLDVADNSGARRVQCIKVLGGSHRKVAGVGDVIVVSIKEAIPRGKVKKGQVHRAVIVRTKKDVQRSDGTAIRFDGNAAVLINKQNEPIGTRIFGPVVRELRAANHMKIISLAPEVL; this comes from the coding sequence ATGATTCAAATGCAAACCAATCTTGACGTTGCTGACAACTCTGGCGCTCGCCGGGTTCAATGCATCAAGGTACTCGGCGGCTCCCACCGTAAAGTGGCTGGGGTCGGCGATGTCATTGTCGTCAGTATTAAGGAAGCGATTCCTCGCGGCAAAGTGAAAAAAGGTCAGGTGCATCGTGCTGTAATCGTCCGCACTAAAAAAGATGTTCAACGGTCTGATGGGACTGCTATTCGGTTTGACGGCAACGCTGCCGTTCTGATCAACAAGCAGAATGAGCCTATCGGTACCCGCATCTTTGGCCCTGTGGTACGTGAGCTGCGTGCAGCTAACCATATGAAAATTATCTCTCTCGCACCGGAGGTGCTGTAA
- the rplC gene encoding 50S ribosomal protein L3, with product MRAGLIARKVGMSRVFAEGGKHIPVTLLHVDNCQVVSQKTMEKDGYSALQLGAGKAKVKRTTQPMRGHFAKAQVEPKAKLAEFRIADDAFIDVGAELTVEHFVAGQMVDVTGTSKGKGFAGAMKRWNFGGLRATHGVSISHRSHGSTGQCQDPGRVFKGKKMAGHYGDERKTILNLEVVGTDLDEGLILVKGAIPGAKNGWILINDAVKKPAHADRPYPGAVRAAAEAPVADAPAEDAAEENKE from the coding sequence ATGCGTGCAGGACTAATTGCTAGAAAAGTTGGCATGTCGCGTGTTTTTGCCGAGGGCGGGAAACATATCCCGGTCACGCTTCTGCATGTTGACAACTGTCAGGTTGTTTCACAGAAAACAATGGAAAAAGACGGCTACAGCGCTCTTCAACTGGGTGCTGGCAAGGCGAAAGTAAAGCGGACAACGCAGCCAATGCGTGGTCACTTTGCCAAAGCCCAGGTTGAGCCTAAGGCGAAACTGGCTGAATTCCGTATTGCTGATGATGCTTTCATCGACGTAGGTGCTGAACTGACTGTTGAGCATTTCGTTGCGGGTCAAATGGTTGACGTAACCGGTACCTCTAAGGGTAAAGGTTTTGCGGGTGCCATGAAACGTTGGAACTTTGGTGGTCTGCGGGCGACCCATGGTGTTTCCATCTCTCACCGTTCACACGGTTCCACGGGTCAGTGTCAGGATCCGGGTCGCGTGTTCAAGGGTAAGAAGATGGCTGGTCACTATGGTGATGAGCGCAAGACGATCCTTAACCTCGAAGTCGTCGGTACGGACCTGGACGAAGGTTTGATCCTTGTAAAAGGAGCTATTCCTGGCGCCAAGAACGGCTGGATTTTGATCAATGACGCCGTCAAGAAGCCAGCTCATGCTGATCGCCCTTATCCGGGTGCGGTTCGGGCTGCTGCCGAAGCTCCTGTTGCGGACGCTCCTGCAGAAGACGCTGCTGAAGAGAATAAGGAATAA